A genome region from Marinobacter panjinensis includes the following:
- a CDS encoding acyl-CoA thioesterase codes for MELESTTLTMTILMTPDKSNFSGNVHGGTLLKCLDEVAYACASRYAGTYVVTLSVDQVMFLQPIHVGELVTFLASVNYTGRTSMEVGIKVITENIREKLVRHTNSCFFTMVAVDENGNSVEVPKLKPGTDEQIRRFANGQQRRAIRVELEERYKALHRSKA; via the coding sequence ATGGAACTCGAATCTACAACACTCACCATGACCATTTTGATGACGCCGGATAAGTCCAACTTTTCTGGCAACGTGCACGGAGGCACCTTGCTTAAGTGTCTGGATGAAGTGGCCTATGCGTGCGCCAGCCGTTACGCAGGTACCTATGTGGTCACTCTATCCGTGGACCAGGTGATGTTTCTTCAACCCATTCATGTCGGTGAATTGGTTACCTTTCTGGCCAGCGTTAACTACACAGGGCGCACCTCGATGGAGGTGGGCATTAAAGTGATCACGGAAAACATCCGTGAAAAGCTGGTCAGACATACCAACAGTTGCTTTTTCACTATGGTAGCTGTTGATGAAAACGGAAATTCCGTTGAAGTGCCTAAACTGAAACCAGGCACTGATGAGCAAATCAGGCGCTTTGCTAACGGCCAGCAGCGTCGTGCGATTCGAGTTGAGTTAGAGGAACGTTATAAGGCTCTTCACCGCTCAAAAGCGTAG
- a CDS encoding DUF1330 domain-containing protein encodes MADIGSDYVVRWHNSPAYQELVPLRIKAADVDLISYEADG; translated from the coding sequence GTGGCAGATATCGGTTCGGACTACGTGGTCAGATGGCACAATTCCCCGGCTTACCAGGAACTGGTTCCTCTGCGCATCAAGGCCGCAGATGTGGATTTGATCAGTTACGAGGCCGATGGTTAA
- a CDS encoding substrate-binding periplasmic protein — translation MKAHRWCLLLFGWVSLAFSPSILLAETIRFATIEYCPFTCNPSKAGGKEGFMTDVVREAFDGAGYTLEIHALPYARAVKSVRAGNFDGIIVAGKDYAPDLVYPDQPTVVQRVAFLVNKDESWRYTGVDSLTNVKVGIVKGFHYVDPGLIAYLAEEQDNDSRVHVVHGENTTARGLRMLQSNRITTFLEGEYSALYELNRMGISDTMVIAGHTTEAFEDYTGFSPQNPNAARYARILSDTLTEMKQSGELAEILKRYGIAAELVVSKIKRH, via the coding sequence ATGAAGGCACACCGGTGGTGTCTGCTGCTTTTTGGATGGGTGAGCCTGGCTTTCTCTCCGTCAATCCTTCTGGCTGAGACAATTCGCTTTGCGACGATCGAGTATTGCCCGTTTACTTGCAACCCCTCAAAGGCGGGCGGCAAGGAAGGGTTTATGACAGACGTCGTCCGGGAAGCGTTTGACGGAGCCGGATACACGCTTGAGATTCACGCACTTCCCTACGCGCGTGCCGTGAAATCCGTCCGCGCCGGCAACTTCGACGGCATTATTGTGGCTGGCAAAGACTACGCACCGGATCTGGTGTATCCCGACCAGCCAACCGTGGTTCAACGGGTGGCGTTTCTCGTTAACAAAGACGAATCTTGGCGATACACAGGCGTGGATTCCCTGACCAATGTGAAGGTAGGGATTGTCAAAGGTTTTCACTACGTCGACCCTGGTCTCATCGCCTATCTCGCAGAAGAGCAGGACAACGACTCCCGGGTGCATGTCGTGCATGGTGAAAACACAACCGCAAGAGGTTTGCGCATGCTTCAGAGCAACCGCATCACCACCTTTCTGGAGGGTGAGTATTCGGCCCTCTATGAGCTCAACCGGATGGGGATCAGCGACACCATGGTGATCGCCGGCCATACCACCGAAGCGTTCGAAGACTATACCGGCTTCAGCCCTCAGAACCCGAATGCCGCCCGGTATGCTCGAATTCTGTCTGATACCCTTACAGAGATGAAACAGTCCGGAGAACTGGCGGAGATTCTGAAGCGATATGGAATTGCCGCAGAGCTGGTCGTTTCAAAAATCAAGAGACACTAG
- a CDS encoding NrdJb has protein sequence MTVKITNKIVGYRVKKADPIASEHQPPVQAETKPVQMNEYIERPDFLLGTTYKIKPPIAEHAMYITINDILLNEGTDHESRQPYEVFINSKSMEHFQWVIALTRVISAVFRKGGDVTFLVEELRSVYDPNGGYFKKGGVFMPSLVAEIGAVIEKHLKAIGLLESEEMSETTKRILAEKRAEFEASHSTATNDDKASDFPPNATMCGKCSTKAVIVMDGCATCLSCGDSKCG, from the coding sequence ATGACAGTTAAAATTACCAACAAAATCGTCGGCTACCGCGTCAAGAAAGCCGACCCAATAGCCAGCGAGCACCAGCCACCGGTGCAGGCGGAAACCAAGCCCGTTCAGATGAATGAATACATCGAACGGCCGGACTTCCTGCTGGGCACCACCTACAAGATCAAGCCGCCGATCGCCGAGCACGCGATGTACATCACCATCAATGACATCCTGCTCAACGAAGGCACCGACCACGAAAGCCGGCAGCCGTACGAAGTGTTCATCAACTCCAAGTCCATGGAACACTTCCAGTGGGTTATCGCCCTCACCCGCGTAATCTCTGCGGTATTCCGCAAGGGGGGCGACGTAACCTTCCTGGTGGAAGAGCTGCGCAGCGTGTACGACCCCAACGGCGGCTACTTCAAGAAAGGCGGCGTATTCATGCCCTCCCTGGTGGCTGAAATCGGCGCCGTGATCGAGAAGCACCTGAAGGCCATCGGCCTGCTGGAAAGCGAGGAAATGAGTGAAACCACCAAGCGCATCCTCGCCGAAAAGCGCGCCGAATTCGAAGCCAGCCACAGCACGGCCACCAACGACGACAAAGCCAGCGATTTCCCGCCCAACGCCACCATGTGTGGCAAGTGCAGCACCAAGGCGGTGATCGTGATGGACGGGTGTGCGACTTGTCTGTCTTGTGGCGATAGTAAGTGCGGTTAA
- a CDS encoding adenosylcobalamin-dependent ribonucleoside-diphosphate reductase has protein sequence MNAKAQAVITKIPMQEASLDIWNSKYQLKTKTGEPVDKDIDATYTRVATALAQVENKADRAKHMKDFAWALRHGAIPAGRITSNAGAEAHKPATSTINCTVSGSVQDSMNDILEKNHEAGLTLKAGCGIGYEFSTLRPKGAYVAGAGATTSGPLSFMDIFDRMCFTVSSAGGRRGAQMATFDVHHPDVIDFIQAKREDGRLRQFNLSLLITEDFIEAVRNNDDWHLSFPVTEKEAADEGLDLNDPSQFVYRDFPIQKGYVVNDEGKVACKIYRTLKAQFIWDTIMTSTYDYAEPGFILIDKVNQMNNNWFCEDIRATNPCGEQPLPPYGSCLLGSVNLTMFVDYPFTDKASFNYEKYRKVVGIFTRMLDNVVEINGLPLEEQRHEITYKRRHGMGILGLGSTLAMLRMPYGSAESVQFTEDVVREMAIEGWRQSLALAEEKGPAPIMDDEFEVTPKMLTKCPQLSKDGYKLGDKLKGKVLHAKYSRYMQQIAGVEPELIEQLAEKGGRFTHHTSIAPTGTISLSLANNASNGIEPSFSHHYARNIIREGRKTKEKVDVFSFELLAYRHLVNPGAMPFSEEEDKRLPPYFTTSEDVTPAQHVDIQAAAQLWVDSSISKTANVPQDFAYPDFKDIYMYAYDKGLKGCTTFRFNPEAFQGVLVQEKDLENTLYEFTLDDGSKVTLKGNEEVEYDGEIHNAANLFDALKEGTYGKY, from the coding sequence ATGAACGCTAAAGCACAGGCAGTGATAACAAAAATTCCAATGCAGGAAGCTTCGCTGGACATCTGGAACAGCAAGTACCAACTCAAAACCAAGACCGGTGAGCCGGTCGACAAGGACATCGATGCAACCTATACCCGTGTTGCTACCGCCCTCGCCCAGGTAGAAAACAAGGCCGACCGCGCCAAGCACATGAAGGATTTTGCCTGGGCCCTTCGCCACGGTGCCATCCCGGCTGGCCGCATTACCTCCAACGCCGGCGCAGAGGCCCACAAACCGGCCACCTCCACCATTAACTGCACCGTGTCCGGCTCCGTTCAGGATTCCATGAACGACATCCTGGAGAAAAACCACGAAGCGGGCCTGACCCTGAAAGCAGGCTGCGGCATCGGCTACGAGTTTTCTACCCTGCGCCCGAAAGGTGCCTACGTCGCCGGCGCCGGTGCCACCACATCCGGCCCGCTGTCGTTCATGGATATCTTCGACCGCATGTGTTTCACCGTGTCCTCCGCCGGTGGACGCCGTGGTGCCCAGATGGCCACGTTCGACGTACACCACCCGGATGTCATCGACTTCATCCAGGCCAAGCGTGAAGACGGCCGCCTGCGCCAGTTCAACCTGTCACTGCTGATCACCGAAGACTTCATCGAAGCCGTGCGCAACAACGACGACTGGCACCTGTCTTTCCCCGTGACCGAAAAAGAAGCCGCCGACGAAGGCTTGGACCTGAACGACCCCAGCCAGTTTGTATACCGCGACTTCCCGATCCAGAAAGGCTACGTGGTCAACGACGAAGGCAAGGTGGCGTGCAAGATCTACCGCACCCTGAAAGCCCAGTTCATCTGGGACACCATCATGACCAGCACCTACGACTACGCCGAGCCAGGGTTCATCCTGATCGACAAGGTCAACCAGATGAACAACAACTGGTTCTGCGAAGACATCCGCGCCACCAATCCCTGTGGCGAGCAGCCCCTGCCCCCGTACGGCAGCTGCCTGCTGGGCTCGGTGAACCTGACCATGTTCGTCGACTACCCGTTCACCGACAAGGCCAGCTTCAACTATGAGAAGTACCGCAAGGTTGTAGGCATCTTCACCCGCATGCTGGACAACGTGGTGGAAATCAACGGCCTGCCGCTGGAAGAACAGCGCCACGAAATCACCTACAAGCGCCGCCACGGCATGGGCATCCTCGGTCTGGGTTCCACCCTCGCCATGCTGCGTATGCCTTACGGTTCTGCCGAATCCGTACAGTTCACCGAAGACGTTGTACGCGAGATGGCCATAGAAGGCTGGCGCCAGTCCCTGGCCCTGGCCGAAGAGAAAGGCCCGGCGCCGATCATGGACGACGAGTTTGAAGTAACCCCGAAGATGCTGACCAAGTGCCCGCAGCTGTCCAAAGACGGCTACAAACTCGGCGACAAGCTCAAGGGCAAGGTGCTGCACGCCAAATACAGCCGCTACATGCAGCAGATTGCCGGTGTAGAGCCGGAGCTGATCGAGCAGCTGGCCGAGAAAGGTGGTCGCTTCACACACCACACCTCCATCGCGCCCACCGGCACCATCAGCCTGTCACTGGCCAACAACGCCAGTAACGGCATCGAGCCGAGCTTCTCGCACCACTACGCGCGCAACATCATCCGCGAAGGACGCAAGACCAAGGAAAAAGTCGACGTTTTCTCCTTCGAGCTGCTGGCCTACCGCCACCTGGTCAACCCCGGTGCCATGCCCTTCTCCGAAGAAGAAGACAAGCGCCTGCCGCCCTACTTCACCACGTCTGAAGACGTGACGCCGGCGCAGCACGTGGACATCCAGGCCGCGGCGCAACTGTGGGTGGACTCGTCCATCTCCAAGACCGCCAACGTGCCGCAGGACTTTGCGTACCCGGACTTCAAAGACATCTACATGTATGCCTACGACAAGGGCCTGAAGGGTTGCACCACCTTCCGCTTCAACCCGGAAGCCTTCCAGGGCGTACTCGTCCAGGAAAAAGATCTGGAAAACACCCTGTACGAGTTCACCCTGGACGATGGCAGCAAAGTGACCCTCAAGGGCAACGAAGAAGTGGAGTACGACGGCGAAATCCACAACGCCGCCAACCTCTTCGATGCGCTTAAAGAAGGCACCTACGGCAAATATTGA
- a CDS encoding DUF6160 family protein produces MKGLKRTLLALGVAGLPAAAMADIVMLDDSTMGNITGQSGVSIELETKINIDRFIYTDEGSLTVSDISIGGAERTDFFGFNGLGGPDANDLLDNIRIDIDVLADGDAAINIQPQYFNAVDFRITSGAWELWGQSGQNTALMDNLFIEGVMGRGSIHVDTDTDVMRLRSAFAIEVMDFDVPFAAIGVRGLSLTGADYDKTFPSVLDLFAEVDLYIYHGMSADGGSSLAIDMPSFAADIGMQEVIVGQASIGQIFIDDLAITNTQMRIYGH; encoded by the coding sequence ATGAAAGGCCTGAAACGAACACTGCTAGCGCTGGGCGTCGCAGGGTTGCCTGCTGCCGCAATGGCAGACATAGTCATGCTGGATGACAGCACGATGGGGAATATTACCGGTCAATCCGGTGTGTCCATTGAGCTGGAAACCAAAATCAATATTGACCGCTTCATCTATACCGATGAAGGGTCGCTGACTGTCAGTGATATCAGTATTGGTGGTGCCGAGCGCACTGACTTCTTTGGCTTCAATGGCCTGGGTGGGCCGGATGCAAACGACCTGCTGGATAATATACGCATCGACATTGACGTTCTTGCCGACGGTGATGCCGCGATCAATATCCAGCCCCAATACTTTAATGCTGTCGATTTCCGCATCACCTCCGGTGCGTGGGAGTTGTGGGGCCAGAGTGGCCAGAACACTGCCCTGATGGACAACCTGTTCATTGAAGGTGTTATGGGCCGTGGTTCAATTCATGTAGACACAGACACCGACGTTATGCGGCTGCGTTCGGCGTTCGCCATTGAAGTGATGGACTTCGATGTGCCCTTTGCGGCGATTGGCGTTCGTGGACTCTCTCTGACCGGCGCGGACTACGACAAAACCTTCCCGAGTGTGCTGGACCTGTTTGCCGAGGTGGATCTTTATATCTACCACGGGATGAGTGCAGACGGCGGCTCGTCGCTGGCGATCGATATGCCCAGCTTTGCGGCGGATATCGGGATGCAGGAGGTGATTGTGGGGCAGGCTTCCATCGGCCAGATCTTCATTGATGACCTGGCGATCACTAATACTCAGATGCGGATATACGGCCACTAA
- a CDS encoding ABC transporter ATP-binding protein, producing the protein MITATDLKLTFGKGTPLENPALRGMSLTVHQGEFVTVIGSNGAGKSTFLNALAGEVMVDSGKIIVDNQDVTKLPTYKRAGSVARVFQDPLAGTCEGLTIEENLSLAIKRGQRRGLSAAVKARYLDQFKTSLASLNLGLENRLGDKMGLLSGGQRQAVSLLMASLTPSAILLLDEHTAALDPKTAAFVLALTTQIIKEQKLTALMVTHSMKQALEVGDRTVMLHQGQVVFDIAGKDREGLEVKDLLELFEKQRGLEITDDSLLLG; encoded by the coding sequence ATGATTACAGCAACCGATCTGAAACTGACCTTCGGCAAGGGAACGCCCCTTGAAAACCCCGCCCTGCGCGGCATGAGCCTGACGGTTCACCAGGGTGAATTTGTCACCGTTATTGGCAGCAATGGCGCTGGCAAATCCACATTCCTTAACGCCCTCGCCGGCGAAGTGATGGTCGACAGCGGCAAGATCATCGTCGACAACCAGGACGTCACCAAGCTGCCCACCTATAAACGGGCGGGCAGTGTGGCGCGGGTCTTTCAGGATCCCCTCGCCGGTACCTGCGAAGGCCTGACCATCGAGGAAAACCTGTCACTGGCCATCAAACGTGGCCAACGGCGCGGGTTGAGTGCCGCGGTCAAAGCCCGCTACCTGGACCAGTTCAAAACCAGCCTGGCCTCACTCAACCTGGGCCTGGAAAACCGCCTGGGCGACAAGATGGGCCTGCTCTCCGGCGGCCAGCGCCAGGCCGTAAGCCTGCTGATGGCCAGCCTGACGCCCTCCGCCATCCTGCTGCTGGACGAACACACCGCCGCGCTGGACCCGAAAACCGCGGCCTTCGTGCTGGCACTGACCACCCAGATCATCAAGGAGCAGAAGCTCACCGCACTGATGGTCACCCACAGCATGAAACAGGCGCTGGAAGTCGGCGACCGCACGGTAATGCTGCATCAGGGCCAGGTGGTGTTCGATATTGCCGGCAAAGACCGCGAAGGGCTGGAAGTGAAAGATCTGCTGGAGCTGTTCGAGAAGCAGCGCGGGCTTGAAATTACTGACGACAGCCTACTGCTGGGCTGA